A region of Hydrogenimonas cancrithermarum DNA encodes the following proteins:
- the modA gene encoding molybdate ABC transporter substrate-binding protein — protein sequence MKKSLLLFLVSLAAMGAVAEEITVATAANVQFAMAELQKTFEKETGITVRTVISSSGKLTAQIKSGAPFDLFLSANMKYPEYLRKHGFAVTEPRVYAYGSLVIWTLKPIDTKAGLKSLTNPAAERIAIPNPKNAPYGIQALKAMQNAGVYDAVKSKLIYAESVSQTNQYIVSKAADIGMTAKSVVLSPKVAGKGSFVDVDPALYSPIQQGVVILKHGEKNHPNAVRAFYDFLFSPQGRKIFKTYGYITP from the coding sequence ATGAAAAAGAGTCTGTTGCTATTTTTGGTTTCACTGGCCGCCATGGGTGCCGTCGCCGAAGAGATCACCGTTGCCACGGCGGCCAACGTCCAGTTCGCCATGGCCGAACTGCAAAAAACATTCGAGAAAGAGACCGGGATTACGGTCCGTACCGTCATCTCCTCTTCGGGGAAACTGACCGCACAGATCAAAAGCGGCGCGCCTTTCGACCTCTTTTTGTCCGCCAATATGAAGTATCCCGAGTACCTGCGTAAACATGGGTTCGCCGTCACCGAACCCAGGGTCTACGCTTACGGTTCACTGGTCATCTGGACGCTCAAACCGATCGATACGAAAGCGGGTCTGAAATCTTTGACGAATCCTGCGGCCGAACGCATCGCCATCCCCAACCCCAAAAACGCCCCCTACGGCATTCAGGCACTCAAAGCGATGCAGAATGCAGGTGTTTACGATGCAGTCAAATCCAAACTGATCTATGCGGAGAGCGTATCGCAGACCAATCAGTACATCGTCTCCAAAGCCGCCGATATCGGTATGACGGCCAAATCGGTCGTGCTTTCGCCCAAGGTGGCAGGCAAAGGTAGCTTTGTCGATGTCGATCCCGCACTCTACTCCCCGATCCAGCAGGGCGTCGTGATCCTCAAGCACGGCGAGAAAAACCATCCCAACGCCGTCCGGGCCTTTTACGACTTTCTTTTCAGCCCACAAGGCAGAAAAATTTTCAAAACATACGGCTATATCACACCATGA
- the pyrG gene encoding glutamine hydrolyzing CTP synthase has protein sequence MTKYIFVTGGVLSSLGKGITAASVGTLLKQTGLDVSILKMDPYLNMDPGTMSPLEHGEVFVTADGAETDLDLGHYERFLNVDLSKKNNFTTGQIYHTVLTKERKGEYLGKTIQVVPHIVGEVKQRIFDAGKGKDVLIVELGGTVGDIEGLPFLETIRQIKHELGSERVINIHVTLVPYIKAAGELKTKPTQHSVQELRRIGITPHMIIARCEKPLPKELRRKIAMSCDVDMDSVIECMDAPTIYQVPLNFLKDGIMHPLTKRFHLADKEPNMEEWDILVKRIIAPRDEITIAFVGKYLNLKESYKSLTEALIHAGAALDTKINIHWVDSEDVEEKGIEETIGEVDGILVAGGFGVRGVEGKIMAIRHARENKIPYLGICLGMQLSLIEYARNVLGIEEANSVEFDPETKEPVIYLIDEFIDQSGEKQVRTHKSPLGGTMRLGAYPCEIKEGTKLFEAYGGKKIIYERHRHRYEANPAYRERLENAGMIVSGESNGLIEAVEVKEHPWFLGVQFHPEFTSRLQNPNPSILAFANAALTAKNAENE, from the coding sequence ATGACCAAATATATCTTTGTAACCGGTGGGGTTCTCAGCTCTCTTGGAAAAGGGATCACGGCAGCGAGCGTGGGAACGCTTCTGAAGCAGACGGGACTCGATGTCTCCATTCTGAAGATGGATCCATATCTGAATATGGACCCGGGCACGATGAGCCCACTTGAGCACGGCGAGGTTTTCGTCACCGCAGACGGCGCGGAGACAGACCTCGACCTGGGGCATTACGAACGCTTTTTGAACGTCGATCTGAGCAAAAAGAACAACTTCACGACCGGCCAGATCTATCATACCGTTTTGACGAAGGAGCGCAAAGGGGAGTATCTGGGCAAGACGATCCAGGTTGTCCCGCACATTGTCGGTGAAGTGAAGCAGCGCATCTTCGATGCCGGAAAAGGCAAAGACGTCTTGATCGTGGAGCTCGGCGGAACGGTCGGCGATATCGAGGGGCTGCCGTTTCTCGAGACGATCCGTCAGATCAAGCATGAACTCGGTAGTGAACGTGTCATCAACATCCACGTCACGCTCGTGCCTTACATCAAAGCGGCGGGCGAACTGAAAACGAAGCCGACCCAGCACAGTGTGCAGGAGCTCCGCCGTATCGGTATCACCCCGCATATGATCATCGCGCGCTGTGAAAAACCGCTGCCCAAAGAGCTTCGCCGCAAGATCGCGATGAGCTGCGACGTCGATATGGACAGCGTCATCGAGTGTATGGATGCGCCGACGATCTATCAGGTGCCGCTCAACTTCCTCAAAGACGGGATTATGCATCCGCTGACCAAACGTTTCCACCTGGCCGACAAAGAACCCAATATGGAAGAGTGGGACATTCTGGTCAAGCGTATCATCGCGCCGCGTGACGAGATCACGATTGCTTTCGTCGGCAAATATCTGAATCTCAAAGAGTCTTATAAATCTTTGACCGAAGCGCTGATCCATGCCGGTGCGGCACTCGATACGAAAATCAACATCCACTGGGTCGACAGTGAAGATGTCGAGGAGAAGGGGATCGAGGAGACGATCGGCGAAGTGGACGGCATTCTGGTCGCCGGCGGTTTCGGTGTTCGGGGTGTCGAAGGAAAGATAATGGCGATTCGCCATGCCAGGGAGAACAAGATTCCCTATCTCGGAATCTGTCTGGGCATGCAGCTCAGCCTTATCGAGTACGCACGCAACGTCCTCGGTATCGAAGAGGCCAACTCGGTCGAGTTCGATCCCGAAACCAAAGAGCCGGTTATCTATCTGATCGACGAATTCATCGACCAGTCCGGAGAGAAACAGGTGCGTACCCACAAAAGCCCGCTTGGTGGCACGATGCGTCTGGGTGCCTACCCATGCGAGATCAAGGAGGGGACGAAACTCTTTGAGGCTTACGGTGGCAAAAAGATCATCTACGAGCGCCACCGCCATCGCTACGAAGCGAACCCGGCTTACCGCGAGCGACTCGAAAATGCGGGCATGATCGTTTCCGGTGAATCCAACGGCCTGATCGAGGCTGTGGAAGTGAAAGAGCATCCATGGTTCCTGGGTGTGCAGTTTCATCCCGAATTCACTTCGCGCCTGCAAAATCCCAACCCTTCCATCCTCGCATTTGCCAATGCGGCATTGACGGCGAAAAACGCCGAGAATGAGTAA
- a CDS encoding DUF6858 family protein: MTQKVFKEKYPIFELIIDKEETTCKTVDDVIDYFKAKIEEHPVAAYIATFDHYAHTSGLAEGEINEKIKGAKNIVFCFGKELPTPEVMAVRPRSIGVSDMGDKFVVIFMEAPNPQANNAMESWAKALKNA; encoded by the coding sequence GTGACCCAGAAAGTATTCAAAGAGAAGTATCCGATTTTCGAACTGATCATCGACAAAGAGGAGACGACATGCAAAACGGTCGATGATGTGATCGACTACTTCAAAGCGAAAATCGAGGAGCATCCGGTTGCGGCTTACATCGCGACATTCGATCACTATGCCCATACCAGCGGTTTGGCCGAAGGCGAGATCAACGAAAAGATCAAAGGGGCGAAAAACATTGTCTTCTGCTTTGGCAAGGAGCTTCCGACGCCGGAAGTGATGGCTGTGCGCCCGCGTTCCATCGGCGTCAGCGATATGGGTGACAAATTTGTCGTCATCTTCATGGAAGCGCCCAATCCGCAGGCGAACAATGCGATGGAATCATGGGCGAAAGCACTCAAAAACGCCTGA
- the modB gene encoding molybdate ABC transporter permease subunit, whose amino-acid sequence MDAQFWTTMALTFKLAVVTTIILLFIGVPLAYFLASTRSRFKPIIETVVSMPLVLPPTVLGFYLLVAFSSEHAFGKFCEEVLGFRLPFTFEGLVLGSAIFSLPFMVHPIQAGLQNLPKSLTEAAQMLGKSRTSILFRVLLPNIKPSLLTGIVITFAHTVGEFGVVLMIGGNIPGETRVASIAIYDEVEALNYDIANHYALILFAVTFSILLVVYLVNRSFMQKM is encoded by the coding sequence ATGGATGCACAGTTTTGGACGACGATGGCGTTGACGTTCAAGCTTGCCGTCGTCACGACGATCATTCTGCTCTTTATCGGCGTGCCGCTCGCCTATTTTCTCGCCTCGACCCGCTCACGATTCAAGCCGATCATCGAAACCGTCGTCAGTATGCCGCTGGTTCTGCCGCCGACGGTACTGGGTTTTTATCTACTAGTGGCGTTCAGCAGCGAACACGCCTTTGGAAAATTCTGCGAAGAGGTGCTGGGTTTTCGTCTCCCCTTCACTTTCGAGGGACTAGTGCTCGGTTCGGCTATTTTCAGTCTTCCCTTTATGGTGCACCCGATCCAGGCGGGCCTGCAGAATCTGCCCAAATCGCTCACCGAAGCGGCGCAGATGCTCGGCAAATCCCGCACGTCCATCCTCTTTCGCGTGCTGCTGCCCAATATCAAACCCTCGCTATTGACGGGCATCGTCATCACCTTCGCCCACACGGTCGGAGAATTCGGCGTGGTCTTGATGATCGGCGGCAACATCCCCGGCGAAACGCGCGTCGCCTCCATCGCCATCTACGACGAAGTCGAGGCACTCAACTACGATATCGCCAACCACTACGCACTGATCCTCTTTGCAGTCACCTTTTCGATTCTGCTGGTGGTCTATCTCGTGAACCGTTCGTTCATGCAAAAGATGTAA
- a CDS encoding sulfate/molybdate ABC transporter ATP-binding protein produces MIELALKKKLLSTEGELELSIKTTIENGEFVAFFGESGAGKTTVLRMIAGLETPDAGRIVVDGETWFDSRKKIDLPPAKRKIGFVFQDYALFPNMTVAENLRFALQKGENPVIVDELIETIGLRELADRLPSQLSGGQQQRVAVARALVRRPRLLLLDEPLSALDHAMRIRLQDELAEIHKRFKLTTILVSHDPSEIFRLCGSVYRLERGEIKEVGTPSEVFVKERISSSFKFVGEVLAIEPCEMVYLLTVAVGTQIVKIMATEREREGLRIGSRIQIVSKAFHPMIFRAETAKGNSED; encoded by the coding sequence ATGATAGAACTTGCACTCAAAAAAAAGCTGCTCTCTACCGAAGGAGAGCTGGAGCTCAGCATTAAGACAACCATCGAGAATGGCGAGTTCGTCGCTTTTTTCGGTGAGTCCGGAGCCGGAAAGACGACGGTACTGCGGATGATCGCAGGGCTCGAAACACCCGATGCCGGCCGCATCGTCGTGGACGGCGAAACATGGTTCGACAGTCGAAAAAAGATCGACCTGCCGCCCGCAAAACGCAAAATAGGATTCGTTTTTCAAGATTACGCGCTCTTCCCCAATATGACGGTCGCGGAGAATCTTCGCTTTGCCTTGCAAAAAGGGGAGAATCCCGTGATTGTCGATGAGCTTATCGAAACGATTGGGTTGCGTGAGCTCGCCGATCGCCTCCCCTCACAGCTCTCCGGCGGCCAGCAGCAGCGTGTTGCGGTGGCGCGTGCACTGGTGCGCCGCCCCCGCCTGCTTCTGCTCGACGAACCGCTCTCGGCACTCGATCATGCGATGCGTATCAGACTCCAGGACGAGCTTGCCGAGATCCATAAGCGGTTCAAACTGACAACGATCCTTGTGAGTCATGATCCGAGCGAAATCTTCCGCCTCTGCGGGAGCGTTTATCGCCTCGAGCGCGGAGAGATAAAAGAGGTGGGCACCCCTTCGGAGGTCTTTGTCAAAGAGCGCATCAGCAGCAGCTTCAAATTCGTTGGTGAAGTGCTCGCCATCGAACCGTGCGAAATGGTCTATCTGCTGACCGTTGCCGTCGGAACGCAGATCGTCAAAATCATGGCTACAGAGCGTGAACGCGAAGGACTGCGTATCGGCAGCCGGATCCAGATCGTCTCCAAAGCCTTCCACCCGATGATTTTCAGGGCGGAAACAGCCAAAGGCAATTCTGAAGATTAA
- a CDS encoding TOBE domain-containing protein — protein MKIKSNLWFENEQKAFFGKGRIELLEQIDRYGSISKAAKAMKMSYKAAWDAVNEMNNLSAEPIVVRETGGKGGGGTRLTAKGHEYIRMYKEISTLQQKLFDLLGEQGDALENLLSFGRRLTLQTSARNQYHGTVTSMKSSAVTCEVELTLGGKETIYASITHKSAKAMGIDVGTDLFALIKSNWVLLATEPPTLSARNCLKGTIVSIQNDGLLSEVTLQLQGDNTITAVITSESLNELKFCEGDTAYAVFQSSHVLLAR, from the coding sequence GCTTTTTTCGGAAAAGGGCGCATCGAACTTCTCGAGCAGATCGACCGCTATGGGTCGATTTCCAAAGCGGCCAAAGCGATGAAAATGAGCTATAAAGCCGCATGGGATGCCGTCAACGAGATGAACAATCTCAGTGCGGAGCCGATCGTTGTCCGAGAAACCGGCGGTAAAGGGGGCGGCGGTACGCGTCTAACCGCCAAGGGGCACGAGTATATCCGTATGTACAAAGAGATCTCCACACTGCAGCAAAAGCTCTTCGACTTGCTCGGTGAACAAGGAGACGCCCTTGAAAACCTTCTGTCATTCGGACGCCGTTTGACCCTGCAGACCAGTGCGCGCAATCAATACCACGGCACGGTAACTTCAATGAAGAGTTCCGCCGTGACGTGTGAAGTCGAATTGACGCTTGGCGGAAAAGAGACCATCTATGCCTCAATCACCCATAAAAGCGCCAAAGCCATGGGAATCGACGTCGGCACAGATTTATTCGCGCTCATTAAAAGCAACTGGGTGCTTCTGGCGACCGAACCGCCGACACTCAGTGCCAGAAATTGCCTGAAGGGCACCATCGTCAGCATCCAAAACGACGGTCTGCTTTCCGAAGTCACACTCCAGCTTCAAGGCGACAATACCATTACCGCCGTCATTACCTCCGAATCGCTCAATGAACTGAAGTTTTGCGAAGGCGATACAGCCTACGCCGTCTTTCAATCCTCACACGTGCTTTTGGCGCGCTGA
- a CDS encoding TOBE domain-containing protein, with translation MKISARNAFKCTVTGLKRGAVNTEVEMALENGTPLCAIITDESAESLGLAPGKPCLAILKASWIMLAEPSVRSISARNKICGTVSAVKEGAVNTEVILQTANGDVISVIVTRESALAMKIEGGSEVCAVFKAGSVILATDKE, from the coding sequence ATGAAAATCAGCGCGAGAAATGCGTTCAAATGCACCGTGACCGGCCTGAAACGGGGCGCGGTCAACACTGAAGTCGAAATGGCGCTCGAGAATGGAACGCCCCTGTGTGCCATCATCACCGATGAAAGCGCGGAATCTCTCGGGCTCGCCCCCGGCAAACCATGCCTGGCGATCTTGAAAGCGTCGTGGATTATGCTGGCCGAACCGTCCGTCCGTTCGATCAGCGCGCGCAACAAAATCTGCGGGACCGTCAGTGCCGTCAAAGAGGGGGCAGTCAATACCGAGGTGATCTTGCAAACAGCCAACGGCGACGTCATCAGCGTAATCGTGACCCGCGAATCGGCTTTGGCCATGAAGATCGAGGGCGGCAGCGAAGTTTGTGCCGTATTTAAAGCCGGCAGCGTCATTCTGGCAACCGACAAGGAGTGA
- a CDS encoding TOBE domain-containing protein translates to MNRLKGSVTAIQCSGELSQVDIACGNTGLTAFMLGKPNENPGVAVGSDVWVLFKESEVALAKGFSGALSLRNRFEGRIGKIVLGDLLAEVTLAYAGDTIVSIISRRACEAMELKVGDRVTALVKANEITLMESD, encoded by the coding sequence ATGAACCGCTTGAAAGGCAGCGTCACCGCGATACAATGTTCAGGCGAACTTTCACAGGTGGATATCGCATGCGGCAACACGGGTTTGACGGCGTTTATGCTCGGGAAACCCAACGAAAATCCGGGTGTGGCGGTCGGCAGCGATGTCTGGGTGCTTTTCAAGGAGAGCGAAGTGGCGCTCGCCAAAGGTTTCAGCGGGGCCTTGAGTCTTCGTAACCGTTTTGAGGGTCGTATCGGAAAGATCGTCCTCGGCGATCTGCTGGCGGAGGTGACGCTGGCTTACGCGGGCGATACGATCGTTTCGATCATCAGCCGCCGCGCCTGTGAAGCGATGGAACTGAAAGTCGGTGACCGCGTCACGGCGCTGGTCAAAGCCAACGAAATAACGCTGATGGAGAGTGATTGA
- a CDS encoding cation:proton antiporter, with the protein MTYLPIILAGIFFSVAINSLLKRVGIPTVIGYIATGIAISAVFALHHDHYHELSEIAEFGIVFLMFTIGLEFSFRQLVAMRKEVMLYGSLQMGFSALLFGLAAHLFGMAAEGAIITGLALGLSSTAIVLKALNESGDVQTPYGRKAVGILIFQDLAVIPILLTVTIFSSENSDIFAMLKTILLDAVVVGIIIYLVGKYMIEWLLGWVTRANSSEIFLGTVLFLVVGSAELAHLFGFTYSLGAFLAGMMLAETHYKYQIEAELVPFRDLLLGLFFVTVGMQIDLQEVAHSIVTIFLVALVVMVVKFGVIFLFMRFFTRPRVALKTALALAQVGEFALAVFALAQANRLIGNTQTQILLSAVVISMILSVFILSRVRDIADRFIPEPEPEIVKVESTGFSDHVIVCGFGPLGRKVAVELKRQGVTYLILEHDIQRMEWGRKMGEPIFFANAANEEVLKHFDVGRASAVIVAVDHIRHLRLICEALMQVAPHANVVVKVHCEEEAEMIRDLNIDHILVESREMARLLVAEAMRCRLGIAQPKS; encoded by the coding sequence GTGACCTATCTACCGATCATTCTCGCGGGCATCTTTTTTTCGGTGGCCATCAACTCTCTTTTGAAACGCGTGGGTATCCCCACTGTCATCGGCTATATCGCGACGGGTATCGCAATCTCTGCGGTATTCGCTCTTCATCATGACCATTATCATGAACTTAGCGAGATCGCCGAATTCGGCATCGTCTTTTTGATGTTCACGATCGGGCTGGAGTTTTCGTTCCGCCAGCTTGTGGCGATGCGCAAAGAGGTGATGCTCTACGGTTCGCTTCAGATGGGTTTCAGTGCTCTGCTCTTTGGGCTGGCGGCCCATCTTTTCGGTATGGCTGCCGAGGGTGCGATCATTACGGGATTGGCGCTTGGGCTCTCTTCCACGGCGATCGTTCTGAAGGCACTGAACGAAAGCGGCGATGTGCAGACCCCGTATGGCCGCAAAGCGGTCGGGATTCTCATTTTTCAGGATCTGGCCGTTATCCCGATCTTGTTGACGGTGACGATCTTCTCCTCCGAAAACAGCGATATCTTCGCGATGCTCAAAACCATCCTGCTCGATGCGGTGGTCGTGGGGATCATCATCTACCTGGTCGGGAAGTATATGATCGAATGGCTGCTCGGGTGGGTGACGCGGGCCAATTCGTCGGAAATTTTCCTGGGCACGGTACTCTTTCTCGTGGTCGGATCGGCGGAGCTGGCACATCTGTTCGGGTTCACCTATTCGCTTGGCGCTTTTTTGGCGGGGATGATGCTGGCGGAGACACACTACAAGTACCAGATCGAAGCGGAACTGGTGCCGTTTCGTGATCTGCTTCTGGGACTCTTTTTCGTTACGGTCGGTATGCAGATCGATCTGCAGGAGGTCGCACACAGCATCGTCACAATTTTTCTGGTGGCACTTGTCGTCATGGTCGTGAAATTCGGGGTCATTTTTCTTTTCATGCGCTTTTTCACACGCCCCCGTGTCGCGCTCAAAACGGCGCTGGCACTGGCACAGGTAGGCGAATTCGCCCTGGCGGTCTTCGCCCTGGCGCAGGCGAATCGGCTCATCGGCAATACACAGACGCAGATCCTGCTCAGTGCCGTCGTGATTTCGATGATCCTCTCCGTCTTCATTCTGAGCCGTGTCCGTGACATTGCGGACAGGTTCATCCCCGAACCGGAACCGGAGATCGTCAAGGTTGAATCGACGGGATTTTCCGACCATGTCATCGTCTGCGGGTTCGGACCGTTGGGGCGGAAGGTGGCGGTGGAACTGAAGCGCCAGGGGGTGACCTACCTGATTCTCGAGCATGACATTCAGAGAATGGAGTGGGGACGGAAGATGGGCGAACCGATCTTCTTCGCCAATGCTGCGAACGAAGAGGTTCTCAAACATTTCGACGTGGGACGTGCGAGCGCCGTGATCGTCGCCGTCGACCATATCCGGCATCTGCGTCTTATCTGCGAAGCGCTGATGCAGGTCGCGCCACATGCAAATGTCGTTGTCAAGGTGCACTGCGAAGAGGAAGCCGAGATGATTCGTGATTTGAATATCGACCATATCCTTGTCGAAAGCAGGGAGATGGCGAGGCTGCTCGTTGCCGAAGCGATGCGGTGCCGGCTCGGCATCGCGCAGCCGAAGAGTTGA
- a CDS encoding DUF420 domain-containing protein, giving the protein MFETGFFGTAAPFYMDLATLYFTLLPLLMGGAVMLAVRRRLRLHAHMQTALFAATMAMVLFFEVGVRIDGGYRYYIARTSIPETAMALYMVVHVTVALVAVVAWGYLVIRSLKTFRQRQPMFAAHRRIGRWVFVGMALTSLMGLGVYWLLFVQGVS; this is encoded by the coding sequence ATGTTCGAAACGGGATTTTTCGGTACCGCTGCACCGTTTTACATGGATTTGGCGACACTCTATTTTACACTGCTTCCGTTGCTGATGGGCGGTGCTGTCATGCTTGCGGTCCGACGGCGGTTGCGTCTGCATGCCCATATGCAGACAGCACTGTTCGCAGCGACAATGGCGATGGTGCTCTTTTTCGAAGTGGGCGTGCGCATCGATGGCGGATATCGATACTACATCGCCCGGACATCGATACCCGAAACGGCCATGGCACTTTACATGGTCGTCCATGTCACCGTTGCACTGGTTGCCGTTGTCGCGTGGGGTTACTTGGTGATCCGTTCGCTCAAAACGTTTCGACAGCGGCAGCCGATGTTCGCTGCCCATAGACGTATCGGCCGGTGGGTTTTTGTCGGCATGGCCCTTACATCGCTGATGGGGCTTGGCGTCTACTGGCTGCTTTTTGTGCAAGGCGTCTCTTAG